The following proteins come from a genomic window of Sorghum bicolor cultivar BTx623 chromosome 3, Sorghum_bicolor_NCBIv3, whole genome shotgun sequence:
- the LOC110433855 gene encoding uncharacterized protein LOC110433855 yields the protein MAMSGISSSNKPFVPVFAAAGGLDVMRASKSLLQREMEDESSRDDDYFILTAAGIVQMFSGKKRRDSVPGHVVIYRDREGGNDRMFQDYLADNPTYGPHLFRRRYRMSRELFVRIMNAVESRDDYFVRKRNAANVLGLSCFQKVTAAFRMLTYGVSADATDEYVCIDESTALESLRKFVAVVVDLFKDEYLRHPTEADTARLMRLGQQKGFPAEGRAREVNYTINGHDYNMGYYLADGIYPTWATLVKSISLPMGNKKKYFAKAQEAARKDVERAFGVLQSRFAIVRGPARLWDTETLGLIMKACVIIHNMIVEDEGFVDHRLRWSKCATFSWPAYTNTS from the exons ATGGCAATG TCTGGAATAAG CTCCTCAAACAAGCCCTTCGTCCCTGTCTTTGCTGCCGCAG GCGGATTAGACGTCATGAGAGCTTCCAAATCACTTCTCCAAAGAGAAATGGAAGACGAATCTTCACGTGATGATGATTATTTCATCTTGACGGCTGCTGGAATTGTGCAAATGTTTTCGGGTAAAAAACGTCGTGATTCTGTCCCTGGACATGTCGTTATTTATCGAGATAGAGAAGGCGGCAATGATAGGATGTTTCAAGATTATTTGGCGGATAATCCAACGTACGGTCCACATTTATTTCGTCGGAG ATACAGGATGAGTAGGGAGCTTTTCGTACGCATAATGAATGCTGTTGAGTCACGTGATGATTACTTTGTGCGAAAAAGAAATGCGGCCAATGTGCTTGGATTAAGTTGCTTCCAAAAAGTCACTGCTGCTTTTCGTATGTTGACGTATGGGGTTTCTGCTGATGCTACAGATGAGTATGTTTGCATTGACGAAAGTACTGCACTTGAGAGCCTACGTAAGTTTGTTGCTGTAGTTGTTGATTTATTTAAAGATGAATACCTAAGACATCCCACTGAGGCTGACACAGCACGCTTAATGAGACTCGGACAGCAAAAAGGTTTTCC ggcAGAGGGTCGAGCTCGAGAGGTCAACTACACAATTAATGGTCATGATTATAATATGGGTTATTATCTAGCAGATGGTATATATCCCACATGGGCTACTTTAGTCAAGTCCATATCTCTTCCTATGGGGAACAAGAAGAAATATTTTGCCAAGGCACAAGAAGCAGCGAGGAAGGATGTCGAAAGAGCTTTTGGGGTTCTGCAATCCAGGTTCGCCATTGTGCGAGGACCAGCTCGCTTGTGGGACACAGAAACACTAGGGTTGATCATGAAGGCTTGTGTGATCATACACAATATGATTGTTGAAGATGAAGGATTCGTCGACCATAGATTACGGTGGTCAAAATGTGCAACCTTCTCGTGGCCAGCCTACACGAACACTTCATGA